The Microbacterium paraoxydans genome includes a window with the following:
- the dnaA gene encoding chromosomal replication initiator protein DnaA: MSSPAQPEVPIWTTVQELLEADDRVTPQLQGFLSLAVPAGVMSATLYLEVPNDLTAAQINKRLRLPIMEALAHIGEEVTSYRVVVNHELAEQPTAPIAVADFGRQEPVRAESPMEQPAAVRHESRLNPKYTFDNFVIGQSNRFAHAAAVAVAEAPAKAYNPLFIYGDSGLGKTHLLHAIGDYAQSLYAGVKVRYVSSEEFTNDFINSIANNRGAAFQARYRDVDILLIDDIQFLQGRAETQEAFFHTFNTLHDHNKQVVITSDVAPKHLTGFEDRMRSRFEWGLITDVQAPDLETRIAILRKKAQSEALHIPDEVLEYIATVVSSNIRELEGALIRVSAFASLNRSALDISLAQTVLRDIIDTAEDNIISPTDIITATAQYFKLTVDDLYGSSRSQQIATARQIAMYLCRERTSLSLPKIGQLFGNRDHTTVMYAYKKISELMKERRSIYNQVTEITTQLGRR; this comes from the coding sequence ATGTCCTCACCAGCCCAGCCCGAAGTCCCGATCTGGACCACGGTGCAGGAGCTGCTGGAAGCCGACGACCGGGTCACCCCCCAGCTCCAGGGGTTCCTCAGTCTCGCGGTACCGGCCGGCGTGATGTCGGCGACGCTCTACCTCGAGGTGCCGAACGACCTCACCGCGGCCCAGATCAACAAGCGCCTCCGGCTGCCCATCATGGAAGCCCTCGCGCACATCGGCGAGGAGGTCACCTCGTACCGGGTCGTCGTGAACCACGAACTGGCCGAGCAGCCCACCGCCCCCATCGCCGTGGCGGACTTCGGTCGGCAGGAACCGGTGCGCGCCGAGTCCCCGATGGAGCAGCCCGCGGCCGTGCGCCACGAGTCGCGCCTCAACCCGAAGTACACCTTCGACAACTTCGTGATCGGCCAGTCCAACCGGTTCGCCCATGCCGCGGCGGTCGCGGTGGCCGAAGCGCCGGCCAAGGCCTACAACCCGCTCTTCATCTACGGCGACTCCGGACTGGGCAAGACCCACCTCCTCCACGCCATCGGCGACTACGCGCAGTCCCTCTATGCGGGGGTCAAGGTCCGATACGTGTCGAGTGAGGAGTTCACGAACGACTTCATCAACTCGATCGCCAACAACCGCGGTGCCGCGTTCCAGGCGCGTTACCGCGACGTGGACATCCTCCTCATCGACGACATCCAGTTCCTCCAGGGGCGCGCGGAGACGCAGGAGGCGTTCTTCCACACGTTCAACACCCTGCACGATCACAACAAGCAGGTCGTGATCACGAGCGATGTCGCGCCGAAGCACCTGACCGGCTTCGAGGACCGCATGCGCAGCCGCTTCGAGTGGGGCCTCATCACCGACGTGCAGGCACCCGACCTCGAGACCCGCATCGCGATCCTGCGCAAGAAGGCGCAGAGCGAAGCCCTCCACATCCCCGACGAGGTGCTCGAGTACATAGCCACGGTCGTGTCCTCGAACATCCGCGAACTCGAGGGCGCACTCATCCGCGTCTCGGCGTTCGCGAGCCTGAACCGCTCGGCCCTCGACATCTCCCTCGCCCAGACCGTGCTGCGGGACATCATCGACACGGCCGAGGACAACATCATCTCGCCGACCGACATCATCACGGCGACCGCACAGTACTTCAAGCTCACCGTCGACGATCTCTACGGCTCCAGCCGCTCGCAGCAGATCGCCACCGCCCGGCAGATCGCCATGTACCTCTGCCGTGAGCGCACCAGCCTCTCCCTCCCGAAGATCGGGCAACTCTTCGGCAACCGGGACCACACGACGGTCATGTACGCCTACAAGAAGATCAGCGAGCTCATGAAGGAGCGCCGCTCGATCTACAACCAGGTGACCGAGATCACCACGCAGCTCGGTCGTCGCTGA